The genomic DNA TCCACCTTCGAGACAGAGACCAAGAAGGCACGTTTTTCACGCTGTTACAATGTTAATGACCCTGTTGTATGCTGCTTATCAATGGTCTAAACTTGCTTCCTTgtttcctctccttcatctggACTGATCTGAGGTCATGATATTTTAGGTGAAAATGGCTGTTTTCCTGTTCTTCCATATCAATGCAGATGAAAGGAGACAAAAGTACACCATTGAGATGCACCCCAGTAGGAGATATCCTTCCACAGACCTGTAGGCCAGTAGAATAAGCAGGGGTGTGTCCCAataatctctcctttctcccgaCGTGTGCACTTGTTCACCTCCCTTCATAGATTTGACAGTGCATTACTGTTCTAAGAAACTCTTTAGCCCATGCCTACACCAATCCAATGTTTTTACATTTGTCAGGAATAGTgaacgagtgcacacttcaggaagagagagagattattggGATATACCCCAGGTCTTTGTGCGGGATTAGCCCCAGCAGGCCTGACCTGTCAGGTCTAATGGTCCCTGTCTGCTCATGGCTGAATGGCTCTCAGATATGTCCTCCTGCTCCTGTGCAACAGTGGTGCCTGGCCTGGCCTCTCACATCATGGCCGTTGGGATACCAACAGGAAGCAGTGGTAAAGACCACCATTAGCCAACTTGTGCATTTTGAAGTGGGATTGTTTTCAATTatgaactgggtggtttgagccctgaatgctgattggatgacagccgtggtatatcagaccgtataccatgacaaaacatttatttttactgctctaattacgttggtaaccagtttataatagcaataaggcacctcgggggttgcTAGGTAATGTTTAAAagggtatatttaagcaataaggcatgggggtgtggtatatggccaatataccacggctaagggctgtgtctagGCATTCCactgcgtcgtgcctaagaacagcccttagccatggtatattggccatataccacacccccatgccttattgcttaaatataccctTTTAAACATTACCTAGCAACTTGATAAAATGCGATTGATGCTCCTTTTTAGAACATTCTAAACCAATTGCTATTAGCTACTGCTAGATTATGCATAAGGACCATTTGAGAAATctttataataatataataatctctttctcctatccttctctccctctctctttctcccttttctttctctttAGGTGGAGAAGCAGAAAAAGGGTCTTGCTGCTAAGCTGGAGCTGGCTAAGTTCCTCCAGGAGACCATAGCAGAGATGGCCAAGAGGAACAAGACTAAGGCTTTGACCGAGGACGAGACGCAGCGCTTCTCCACCTACGTACAGAAGGTAATTTAGCCAGGGGGCAAAGGTCACTCATCCAAAGCTCTGATTCATGATTTCATGAGTGTTTCAAATGTTCATCCCGTTGTGTTCGGTAGCCCTTGTCAAAAGGTCTTTCAGACCTGATAACGCTCAAGATGTGATTATACGTCCTAAGCTTCTCTGCATGACTAGAGTCCCAAGACTGCTCTAACTAacccctgtcctccctctgtcatctccaGGTTCGTCACACAGGGGAGCAGCCCACCACTAAGGACATTGTCAAGTTCTCCAAACTGTTTGAAGACGAGTTGACGCTGGAGCATCTAGAGCGCCCCCAGCTGGTGGCCCTGTGTAAGCTGCTAGAGCTGCAGCCCATAGGAACCAATAACCTGCTCCGCTTCCAGCTGATGATGCAGCTGAGAACCATCAAAGCAGATGACGAGTTGATAGCCACTGAGGGTGTGCCTGCTATGAGTGTGTCAGAGCTACAGGCAGCATGTCGTAGCAGAGGGATGAGGTCACTGGGTCTGACCACTGACCAGCTACGTCAGCAGATGCAACAGGTCAGATACTCAACCTATCTATCTGCAGATCACCTTGTTAAAGATGCATCACTTCAAGCCAGTAAAGGAATCAATCTATTAATTGTATTATAAgaaatgcgtcccaaatggcaccctatttctaagggaatagggtgccattttggacgacAAACAATTGGCTTCTTCAGTGACCcgcaacctctctctctgtctgttctagtGGTTGGACCTGCACTTGAAGGAGAACGTTCctccctctctgctgctgctctcCAGAGCCATGTACCTGACTGACGTCAAACCCATCATACCCGTCATACCCCCTGTACCCAAACTAGAGGTAAGACACCATACCCCCTGTACCCAAACTAGAGGTAAGACATCATACCCCCTGTACCCAAACTAGAGGTAAGACATCATACCCCCTCTACCCAATTAGAGGTAAGACATCATACTCATCATACCCAAACTAGAGGTAAGACACCCCCAACCAGCTCAGTTCAGATTGCTCAAAGGTAATCTGATTCTAGGTTTGGGATCAAGGTACATTTCTGCCTTCAGTGAGTCCCATAGAAGCACAGGTTTCCCCGAGAACTAAGGCTTGACCATCAGATAATGGAGACCTGCCCACATTCTCATGACTGTAGTGATGTAGAAATGCAGGTCAGCCATGTGAATAACTGTATGTTCATGCTGCCAACTCTCTAAGGCTGAGTTTTCACAGCCAGCCCAATtgtgatattttttccactaattggtcttttgaactATCACAGCAGCTCTTTTCACACCAGATCTTTTTCAAAACTgacctgattggtcaaaagactgtgtaaatgcagcctatgAGTCTCTATCACCACAACATTCTCAGGACACTCTGTggaagtgtcacgccctgaccatagtttgctttgtatgtttctatgttttgtttggtcagggtgtgatctgagtgggcattctatgtggtatgtctagtttgtctgtttctgtgtttggcctgatatggttctcaatcagaggcaggtgtaagtcattgtctctgattgggaaccacatttaggtagcctgttttgtcattgtctatgttagttgcttgtgtcagcacagttcgtatatagcttcacggtcgttgttcatttgttttgttcagtttacttcgtgttttcgtcatccattaaaatgatgcattcacaccacgctgcgctttggtccgcttcttacgacgacCGTGACACGACGGCACCACTGCTGCTTACATTACTGGCTTTATCATTCCATTTGTGTTGTGTTGCAGAAGGCCACTCCTCCCCCAGCTGAGATCCCAGAGGGAAGCGCAGCTTCCTCCTCAGACTTACTGGTAGACCCAGCTCTGGTCATCAAAGACAGGCCGGTCagtacacagacacaaacacaacaaGGTTTCTGTTATGAAAATGTGGCGTTTTTAATTTACCGGACATTGGAGAAATGTACCTGACCCATATGCATCGGATgtgtaacctgattagggcgttCACCACAGTGCTCAGAATGACTGAATTCAGATTTCGATGGTAATTCATTTTAACAGAACAGTGTGCAGTTCCTTCTTACCGAATACCGATGCCCACATTTACTTCTCcccagccaacaagatgagtaatgAACAggaaaatcactagcctatgtcaatctacgattcccccatagtagaaaagttgacattctattggtcagcttttcgagaaagaaatagcctattccaaacggactctgggacagttgtgggacaatagatcccaaattcatacaaccagtaggcctaggcCACATTAAAGTTGATATAAAACGATTGCTTCTAGATATGGTGTGATTTTGGCTAAGCTACACAGTAAAGGGTATAAAACATGATCACTTTTTTTCTGGGAGGGAAATGGAATGCAACACATGATTGGATCATCACTCACGTTCCATCAAAACACAGTGTTTTCATTGGATAACAAATGCCAAAGATAGAAGGCATACAATATTCCCACAAATAATGACCCCCTATCATGAGCTCGGTAGCTCTGGTCAAAGGCAGACCGGTCAAGAATCTTCTCCAGGATGACCCGTGGAGCAGTATACAGTGTcctcatgtctggtgtgtttctgtTCCTCCAGGCGGAGGAGTTGAGAGACAAGGCTGCCATCATCTCAGACAAACCTCCTACCCCTGCCCAGGTCATCCAGGTCAGTCACC from Oncorhynchus clarkii lewisi isolate Uvic-CL-2024 chromosome 30, UVic_Ocla_1.0, whole genome shotgun sequence includes the following:
- the LOC139389404 gene encoding LETM1 domain-containing protein LETM2, mitochondrial, whose translation is MAVFSPQVLLAVTRSRGSYLLSKRHSCCPLPSTAYVHHHLDPASRLSPLTSLRHSRSGYPQCVRLHGARPHSTTLLARSLHNSCVWLQGTKEDTKAPATPAQDDPTGTPKNGPSVPAPQSPAPAPPAAVTVAAAAAPTVQVVRKSIGQRVVDELKHYYNGFRLLGIDTKIAGRMVWRLLHGQLLSRRERRRLMRTCADLFRLLPFMVFIIVPFMEFLLPVFLKLFPEMLPSTFETETKKVEKQKKGLAAKLELAKFLQETIAEMAKRNKTKALTEDETQRFSTYVQKVRHTGEQPTTKDIVKFSKLFEDELTLEHLERPQLVALCKLLELQPIGTNNLLRFQLMMQLRTIKADDELIATEGVPAMSVSELQAACRSRGMRSLGLTTDQLRQQMQQWLDLHLKENVPPSLLLLSRAMYLTDVKPIIPVIPPVPKLEKATPPPAEIPEGSAASSSDLLVDPALVIKDRPAEELRDKAAIISDKPPTPAQVIQAKGAEASQKSKMSANGV